The following are from one region of the Phyllostomus discolor isolate MPI-MPIP mPhyDis1 chromosome 9, mPhyDis1.pri.v3, whole genome shotgun sequence genome:
- the BTBD3 gene encoding BTB/POZ domain-containing protein 3 isoform X1, producing the protein MVDDKEKNMKCLTFFLMLPETVKNRSKKSSKKTNTSSSSSSSISKLPPVCYEIITLKTKKKKKMAADIFPRKKPANSSSTTVQQYHQQNLSNNNLIPAPNWQGLYPTIRERNAVMFNNDLMADVHFVVGPPGGTQRLPGHKYVLAVGSSVFHAMFYGELAEDKDEIRIPDVEPAAFLAMLKYIYCDEIDLAADTVLATLYAAKKYIVPHLARACVNFLETSLSAKNACVLLSQSCLFEEPDLTQRCWEVIDAQAELALKSEGFCDIDFQTLESILRRETLNAKEIVVFEAALNWAEVECQRQDLALSIENKRKVLGKALYLIRIPTMALDDFANGAAQSGVLTLNETNDIFLWYTAAKKPELQFVSKARKGLVPQRCHRFQSCAYRSNQWRYRGRCDSIQFAVDKRVFIAGFGLYGSSCGSAEYSAKIELKRQGVVLGQNLSKYFSDGSSSTFPVWFEYPVQIEPDTFYTASVILDGNELSYFGQEGMTEVQCGKVTVQFQCSSDSTNGTGVQGGQIPELIFYA; encoded by the exons ATGGTAGATGACAAGGAAAAGAACATGAAATGTCTCACCTTCTTCTTGATGCTTCCAGAGACGGTAAAGAACAGATCCAAGAAAAGCTCGAAGAAAACAAataccagcagcagcagcagcagcagcatcagcaaGTTGCCTCCAGTTTGTTATGAAATAATTACCTTAAagactaaaaagaagaaaaagatggctGCTGACATATTTCCCCGCAAAAAACCAGCGAACTCCAGCAGCACCACTGTCCAGCAGTACCACCAACAGAATCTCAGTAACAATAACCTGATTCCAGCCCCGAATTGGCAAGGTCTTTATCCTACCATCAGAGAAAG AAATGCGGTGATGTTCAATAATGATTTGATGGCAGATGTACATTTTGTGGTTGGGCCACCAGGTGGGACTCAGCGGTTGCCAGGACACAAA TATGTTTTAGCTGTTGGGAGCTCTGTGTTCCATGCTATGTTTTACGGAGAACTTGCTGAGGACAAGGATGAAATCCGTATACCAGATGTTGAACCTGCTGCTTTTCTCGCAATGCTGAA atATATCTATTGTGATGAAATTGACTTGGCTGCCGACACAGTGCTGGCTACTCTGTATGCTGCCAAAAAGTACATTGTTCCTCACCTCGCCAGAGCCTGCGTTAATTTCCTGGAGACCAGCCTGAGTGCCAAGAACGCCTGCGTGCTCCTCTCCCAGAGCTGCTTGTTCGAGGAGCCAGACCTGACCCAGCGTTGCTGGGAGGTGATCGACGCCCAGGCTGAGTTAGCTCTTAAGTCTGAGGGATTTTGCGATATCGACTTCCAGACACTAGAAAGTATCCTCCGCAGGGAAACACTGAATGCCAAAGAAATTGTTGTTTTTGAGGCAGCTCTCAACTGGGCTGAAGTAGAATGCCAGAGGCAAGATCTAGCTCTGAGCATTGAAAATAAACGCAAGGTCCTCGGAAAGGCACTTTACTTGATACGCATACCTACAATGGCCCTGGATGATTTTGCAAATGGTGCTGCACAGTCTGGTGTTCTAACTCTCAATGAGACCAATGACATCTTCCTCTGGTACACTGCAGCCAAAAAGCCCGAGCTGCAGTTTGTCAGTAAAGCCCGAAAGGGCCTTGTCCCGCAGCGCTGTCACCGTTTCCAGTCATGTGCCTACCGGAGCAACCAGTGGCGCTATCGGGGCCGCTGTGACAGCATTCAGTTCGCAGTGGATAAGAGAGTATTCATCGCTGGCTTTGGGCTGTATGGCTCCAGCTGTGGCTCTGCGGAGTATAGCGCCAAGATTGAACTCAAACGTCAGGGGGTTGTCCTGGGGCAGAACTTGAGCAAGTATTTCTCAGATGGCTCCAGCAGTACCTTCCCCGTGTGGTTTGAGTATCCGGTGCAGATAGAGCCAGACACTTTCTACACAGCCAGTGTGATACTGGATGGCAATGAACTCAGCTACTTCGGACAGGAAGGCATGACGGAGGTTCAGTGTGGCAAAGTGACCGTCCAGTTTCAGTGTTCCTCGGATAGCACCAATGGCACTGGGGTACAGGGAGGGCAGATTCCCGAACTTATATTCTATGCTTGA
- the BTBD3 gene encoding BTB/POZ domain-containing protein 3 isoform X2: MAADIFPRKKPANSSSTTVQQYHQQNLSNNNLIPAPNWQGLYPTIRERNAVMFNNDLMADVHFVVGPPGGTQRLPGHKYVLAVGSSVFHAMFYGELAEDKDEIRIPDVEPAAFLAMLKYIYCDEIDLAADTVLATLYAAKKYIVPHLARACVNFLETSLSAKNACVLLSQSCLFEEPDLTQRCWEVIDAQAELALKSEGFCDIDFQTLESILRRETLNAKEIVVFEAALNWAEVECQRQDLALSIENKRKVLGKALYLIRIPTMALDDFANGAAQSGVLTLNETNDIFLWYTAAKKPELQFVSKARKGLVPQRCHRFQSCAYRSNQWRYRGRCDSIQFAVDKRVFIAGFGLYGSSCGSAEYSAKIELKRQGVVLGQNLSKYFSDGSSSTFPVWFEYPVQIEPDTFYTASVILDGNELSYFGQEGMTEVQCGKVTVQFQCSSDSTNGTGVQGGQIPELIFYA; encoded by the exons atggctGCTGACATATTTCCCCGCAAAAAACCAGCGAACTCCAGCAGCACCACTGTCCAGCAGTACCACCAACAGAATCTCAGTAACAATAACCTGATTCCAGCCCCGAATTGGCAAGGTCTTTATCCTACCATCAGAGAAAG AAATGCGGTGATGTTCAATAATGATTTGATGGCAGATGTACATTTTGTGGTTGGGCCACCAGGTGGGACTCAGCGGTTGCCAGGACACAAA TATGTTTTAGCTGTTGGGAGCTCTGTGTTCCATGCTATGTTTTACGGAGAACTTGCTGAGGACAAGGATGAAATCCGTATACCAGATGTTGAACCTGCTGCTTTTCTCGCAATGCTGAA atATATCTATTGTGATGAAATTGACTTGGCTGCCGACACAGTGCTGGCTACTCTGTATGCTGCCAAAAAGTACATTGTTCCTCACCTCGCCAGAGCCTGCGTTAATTTCCTGGAGACCAGCCTGAGTGCCAAGAACGCCTGCGTGCTCCTCTCCCAGAGCTGCTTGTTCGAGGAGCCAGACCTGACCCAGCGTTGCTGGGAGGTGATCGACGCCCAGGCTGAGTTAGCTCTTAAGTCTGAGGGATTTTGCGATATCGACTTCCAGACACTAGAAAGTATCCTCCGCAGGGAAACACTGAATGCCAAAGAAATTGTTGTTTTTGAGGCAGCTCTCAACTGGGCTGAAGTAGAATGCCAGAGGCAAGATCTAGCTCTGAGCATTGAAAATAAACGCAAGGTCCTCGGAAAGGCACTTTACTTGATACGCATACCTACAATGGCCCTGGATGATTTTGCAAATGGTGCTGCACAGTCTGGTGTTCTAACTCTCAATGAGACCAATGACATCTTCCTCTGGTACACTGCAGCCAAAAAGCCCGAGCTGCAGTTTGTCAGTAAAGCCCGAAAGGGCCTTGTCCCGCAGCGCTGTCACCGTTTCCAGTCATGTGCCTACCGGAGCAACCAGTGGCGCTATCGGGGCCGCTGTGACAGCATTCAGTTCGCAGTGGATAAGAGAGTATTCATCGCTGGCTTTGGGCTGTATGGCTCCAGCTGTGGCTCTGCGGAGTATAGCGCCAAGATTGAACTCAAACGTCAGGGGGTTGTCCTGGGGCAGAACTTGAGCAAGTATTTCTCAGATGGCTCCAGCAGTACCTTCCCCGTGTGGTTTGAGTATCCGGTGCAGATAGAGCCAGACACTTTCTACACAGCCAGTGTGATACTGGATGGCAATGAACTCAGCTACTTCGGACAGGAAGGCATGACGGAGGTTCAGTGTGGCAAAGTGACCGTCCAGTTTCAGTGTTCCTCGGATAGCACCAATGGCACTGGGGTACAGGGAGGGCAGATTCCCGAACTTATATTCTATGCTTGA